One part of the Haliaeetus albicilla chromosome 9, bHalAlb1.1, whole genome shotgun sequence genome encodes these proteins:
- the NPPC gene encoding C-type natriuretic peptide — MQISPLLAGGLLLALLSVRLEAKPASQLPQKASRGSTAAAAAAGPPEAAAEREKERDKERDKERGSSSSSSSGGGGSGPREAREARAETRPRAGWARLLQDPPGRRHKGLHKKGLGKGCFGLKLDRIGAMSGLGC; from the exons ATGCAGATCTCACCCTTGCTGGCTGGTGGACTTTTACTCGCTCTGCTCTCCGTCAGGCTGGAGGCGAAGCCGGCATCTCAGCTCCCACAGAAG gcctcccGCGGCTCGacggcagcagcggcggcggcgggtccgcccgaggcggcggcggagcgggagAAGGAGCGGGACAAGGAGCGGGACAAGGAgcgcggcagcagcagcagcagcagcagcggcggcggcgggtcgGGCCCACGGGAGGCGCGGGAGGCGCGGGCCGAGACGCGGCCGCGGGCGGGCTGGGCGCGGCTGCTGCAGGACCCGCCGGGCCGCCGCCACAAGGGCCTCCATAAGAAGGGCCTGGGCAAGGGCTGCTTCGGCCTCAAGCTGGACCGCATCGGCGCCATGAGCGGCCTCGGCTGCTGA